The sequence aaaattaaaaattatataactatgatgtgctatgaagaGACAGATTAAAAGAAGTGTTTTCTACCGGCTATTTGGAGATGGATTAGTgattaattttgtattaaagaaaatttttcgtttgaaaaatgttttctataaaaataagtggatatttttatttattttctcgtGTTTGGTTGATTAGCAAACAATATTTCCTAAAATTATTTGTCTATGATATTTTAGATAAATAGTGAGATACCAAATCATTTGTGAAATTTGTTTTCCTTACTTTtattaggaaaataatttttctttttttttaagagttttttttccgcatagaaaatgtttttaaaattatttgaccACACGAATATGAAAAAAACCGAAAAAGGTTTCTTTAATCAAGCTTTATGcattaatcataattaatctcaattttctttataaCTTTGTGTTTGCTTAATAGATTCATGAATTTGCTTAACCGTACTACGTGATGCAAATATAACAAATCATTATTAGTTTCTAAATAACCTAAACAGGTGAATAATGCGGCAATTCTTGGAGTGCTTTTGGATAAAGATTTCATTATAAACCCACAAGTAAGTCACTATATATCACatgaatttctctttttttatttatttattttttcgcCCTACGAGCTCCCAATTTTTTACTCCCTTTGATATAACTCAAACTCGCGCCCTCTTGTCATCGCGTCCATTCTTTCGTTCGtttatatcatcaatttttctagctttcactttctttaaaaaaaaaacattcaattttatggttatgtaaattttttttagtacaTCTGAAATGAAATAATGTTGTGTTGGTCATGTTGTAGCAAAATTTATTCATTGAGAAGATGAAGGTAGCCACTCAAACTATTGATATAGGTGAAGAATGCATAAAAACAAATTACTATGGTGCAAAATGGATGATACAAGAATTATTACCTCTACTTCAATTATCCGATTCACCACGTATTGTCAATGTTTCCTCCTCTACTGGAAAGCTCCAAGTACGTACATATTTTATCTAATCGTTATATTATGAACATCTATTTTTAGTACAGTAACTGACACGATGTTTTGTTTCAGCACGTACGCAATGAATGGGCTATAGGAGTCTTGAATGATTGTGACAATCTAACAGAAGACAAAGTGGATGAGGTTTTGAATGTTtttctcaaagatttcaaagagGATTTGTTAGAAAGCAAAAATTGGCCTCTAATAGCATCTGCTTATACACTATCAAAAGCAGCATTAAATGGTTACACAAGAATATTGGCTAAGAAATATCCAAATTTCCTCATAAATTGTGTTTGTCCAGGTTATGTAAAAACTGATTTATGTTACAATTGTGGCATATTGACTGTTGAAGAGGGTGCTCAAAGTCCTGTTTGGCTTGCTCTTTTACCTCAAGGAGGCCCATCAGGGAACTTCTACAATAGGAAAAAGCTCTCAGCTTTCTAATGAAACTAAGAAATCTTGCGATCACAGCTATGTTGCTCGaatctttcaaaaatatgttATCGTATTTGTGTTGGATTTTCGGTAAACATATAATACATAGTTTGCAGAGGATTCGACCATATTATAGGTTCATGGACAAAGTTCCTATTATAAGGTATAAATTGTAAATTGTAATGCATAAGTTAATAATTATTGGATTATCGTCTATGGCATATGGCTTGATTTTGCGAATGTTTGGCtcattgtattaaaaaaaatggatatataacatattatataaaaatttataatcttgcccttatatttgaagtaaataaaaaatatagaatgaTTTGGGATATCTTTATACTTGGCTCAATTTGCCAGTTGGACTTTTAGATATGCATTTGTCAATTGAACACTGAAACTCACTAAAACGTAATATTGTAAACccctttcttattttatatgtgTGAGGGTAGTACAACCATTTACACATGAAATTCTACGtcattttatgaaatttcatattatttcgaatgtcatataaaaaattaaatattacctAACAGAAGACAAAGTAGATGAGGTTTTGAATGTTtttctcaaagatttcaaagagGATTTGCTAGAAATAATAAATTGGCCAATAACTGTATCTGCTTATGTTCTATCAAAAGCAGCACTAAATGGTTACACAAGAGTATTGGCCAAGAAATATCCAAATTTCCTCATAAATTGTGTTTGTCCAGGTTATGTAAAAATTGATATATGTTGCAATTGTGGCACATTAACTGTACTATTACTATTTGAACTTTTCGAAAGTGTTACTGTATTTATGTTAGCTTTTTTATTAAATGCATAGTAGTCTGTAGAGGATTCGACATAACCGATGACCCTATTCTCCTATAGGTTCATGGACAAAGTTATGGAGGAACatattataatgtataaattgtaAACTGTAATTtgtaatacataaattaaatattgttgGATTATCTATTGAATGTCTTGTTTTtgtaaatcaaaatatttaaaaagcaTATTTTTCTTAGGAAAACAAAAGTTGTGCATGACTTTTCAATTGAAAGtgttaaaaaataagtttcacTATTAACATTTCACATTGATCTTTTATCGATAACTATTTAGTCAATATGAGTCGATTGAAAAATTAGATTTACATCtgttgtatttgtataattaattttattatttttattttaattatcgtattattaattattacttttatttatttattttcttgcttTGTTTGTAGCATGATTTATTTAGTACTGTATACCTTTATATGCTTAGGAAATAGAGCCAAACAGAAACTGAACAATCGAACTCCAGTGGACACTACTTGAGCCATCATTTTgcaataattaagaaaaatatcaaaattaaggtaatttatttaacatttaaatattatattatattctatcatggcttatttattattatatttctttttgatactttttattATGCTTCTCTCATCCTAATTTATATTGAGACAAACtgcatatatattattttttcaaatttcatttataaaatttcattcaatacgttattattatttacatCTGTTTATGACTTTATGTCAACCCGATTGTAATTGGAATTCGGTTACACTAGGAAACTTTTTGTATAGTTTGtaagtaataatattaataaactaaaataagaagTAACTTTATGAGTCCCACATTACAATCatgattataaaattaattcttGTGATCTTATTTAAAATGACAACTTCCTACATTGAAAACTAGACTAGAATGTGAAAAGTATCTTTAAATTCCTATCCATTATTTTCCCAACCTATTAGAAAAAAAGCACTTGAATACAATGACTCTTTATTTAccctttatttcatttttgctatttttggacataaatttatttaaaaattgaatatttttttttaatgaaaatcaacctaagttaaattttaattctttacaAGAACcttgtttcattttttaaaataataataaaaatactttaCCAAATTTCTGTTACCTAGATATGTACGTGGATATCCATTTTGCCATATTTTTTCAGATATATAATCAGCTCACTGGAACATAAGCCCAACAAAGCAATTAGTTAAAACCAAAATTATTATCGATGGCAGAAGGCAGAGCAACAAAGTAATTTACTATACCCTATTATCTTATCTGATTTATGTGTTatattatagaaaatatatatatatatatatatatatatagatgtttctaagtttcaaataattaattttcattttttattttaccatAACCTAGGTTTTTATAACTACATAAGCAATTTGAGTCGATTCAAATTATGTCACAATTGTTATGCGTGCAGGTATGCAGTAGTTACAGGGGCAAATAAAGGGATTGGATTTGAAATATGTAGGCAGCTAGCTTCTAATGGAGTGTTGGTAATTTTGGGTGCTAGAAATGAGAAGAGAGGGATTGAAGCTTTGGAGAAACTTAAAGGCTTTGGTTTGGCTGAAAATGTGGTGTTTCATCAGCTTGATGTTGTGGATAATTCTAGTATTGATTCTTTGGCTGAATTTATTAAGACAAAATTTGGCAGGCTTGATATCTTGGTATAATGTTCTTGATTTTAAGTTTCTTGTTTTATGACCTAAACAATGTGGTAAAATAAGCTGTTGATGTTTGTGGTGTTTTTTCATTAGGTGAACAATGCAGGAATAGCTGGAGCCAGTGCTGATGCTGATGCCGTAAGAGCTAAACGACAGTCCAGTGGGGTAACCCCTTATAACTTTGAAtcaattactccctccgtttcaatttgttgcGTGGGCTCTGTACTTTTGTTGCTGCACTTGTGTTGGGTTCTCCAAAATTACACAACTTTTGGAGAATCCAACTCGCACTCATTAACATTGTTAAGAGTTTTAGCAACCTAGCTTAGCTTAtgatggagtttaagaaaatacaaagacttttgaatcttgtggtcttaaactaaagatacTTAAAAGGTACCAAAATgacttttaatcttgtggttaaacatgtcacgtggaaagttaaaattaaagagttgtcaaactatgaaaaagagcaaacaaattgaaacggacgAATATACATAGTTGATTGTTGTATGACAAATCTGAAGTGTAATATAGCAGTTTTGTTACCATTTTCATCAGGTTACTAATTGATGCTTATCATAGATATTTGCTTGTAACTTAGTGCCTAATTGATTGTGcaagaagttattaattgatgcTTATTATAGAGATTTACTTGTAATTACGTTATAATGTTGTAACTTACCTGTAATTATAGTTACTGTCATGCATCATATCATAATGTATGTTCTGTGACGCGTCTAAGAGAATTCACAACCCCGAAAGTTTCTTAATTAGGCACGCAATACGCTCAAAGCAACTATACCAGATCTTTCATTTTACTACATGTTTGATCAATTTATGTGCAACTTGATTGGGATTGAGGTTTCTGCTGTAGCCCTGTACATAGTGATCAAGAAACAGAACATGTCCTGTTTAATGAGTCTATTAGGTTCTACAATCAAGCAACATAATCAGTAGCCATaactctcgctcgttctctctttgtggaaaattaaacttttgcCACGTAACTTCATCATTATCACGCTTTATTTATCGTTCTCTGTGCTAGACAGGAGGATCTCAAGGCAATTGGCATGAAATATTGACTCAGTCATTTGAGTTTGCAAAGGAGTGTCTTGAGACAAACTATTATGGTGCGAAGAAAATGACTGAAGCATGTATTCCACTCATCCAATTATCTAAGTCGCCGAGGATTGTGAATGTATCATCCTCATTGGGAAAGCTAAAGGTATTAACTTGGCAACATTTCTTCAgagttttgtaatttttcagTTTACTGTGATTtaacttctatatttttatgtttatacaTGCTTGGCTGGTGCAACTGATATATTCTGAAGTAAAAGTATGATTAAAAGTTTGAAACTACTCAAATCTGCAATTGCGTACTAAACAAATGCCGTTAAAGCAATTGATCTTCTACACAGTGTTCTTCAACTTAATTACTTACTCTTTTGCTCTCCTAgcaattaaaataagattaacaGACTCTGAGGAAGTCCTAACAGTTGTGGAGACTCATTGATACAAAACATCATCTGGCTTTAGTCTTTTGACTTTTCTGTTTAAAGAATGTGCTATGGCCTATGCCCAGCCCTCTTTTCAGTAGATGAGATTAGGATGGAAGGGCTTTCTTTCATTAACATTCAGTTAAGGTGCTTTGGGTGTCCCACTGATTGACTAATACATCTAGAGACAGGACTGGTCCCTGAACAAAGTTCTTTCTTTTTGGTTATGAAATTACTTTGATCGAAAAGCGAGTTGATGATGTCATAAGTCAAACAGACGGGTGAGGTGCGAGTTCTTCACTGTACTCACTGGAGAGAGGTTAAGATATCCTATACAGTAGTAAGGTTTTATCCCATTATTAGTAGCCCAAGTGTGGGGTGGCTAATTCAGGAAAAAACTTTTCACATGTGCATAGGAGGACTAGGACATGTTTATTAAGCCTTAGTCCGACCTCCGgagaataaaaattatgaagGAAATGTTTGTCTGCGGAACACTTAACAATCCCAGCAAACTTATTATACATATCTTAAATGATTAAGGTTCTTTATCAgcaaatttgataaattttaattttcttgtatgtTAATTAGATAATATCCATGAGTAGTGACTGAAAATTTCTGTTTGCATTTCCAGAACTTGAAACATGAATGGGCTACTGGAGTATTAAATGACAGCGAAAACCTGACAGAAGAGAAAATAGAAGAGGTGATAAATCAATATCTGAAGGATTTCAAAGAAGATTCACTTCAAGCCAAAGGCTGGCCTTCTTTAACGTCAGCTTACATAGTCTCTAAAGCAGCAATGAACGCTTACTCGAGGGTCATGGCAAAGAAGCATCCGTCTATACAGATCAATTGTGTCTGTCCTGGTTATGTGAAAACAGATATCAATTTCAATAGTGGGATATTGTCTATTGAAGAAGGCGCGGAGAGTCCTGTAAGGCTTGCTCTACAGCCTGATGACGGTCCTTCTGGTTTGTTCTTTGATCGAAATGGAGTTTCATCATTCGATTGAGAGTGTGTTGTTAATTGTGAACGCGCAGCTGATGATATAAGCCTAGAATAACATGTACTAATGAATAATCTTCAATGAAATGCAATTGTGTGTTGTATCAACATTTTGTATGGATTATACATAATTCTGTTTTTAGCTCatttatcatcatcataatatatattagtcACTCGTATAGTTGAGTGATACTAATACTAAAAGAACGATCCAGATCcatatatattagaaaaaaagattttttttagacGACCATGGAGGAGATGCTGTAACTATTGAgttgtttcaatttgattatcGGAGAGAGAAtccttttgaaaatcaaattgacaTTAAAATTGTAACGGATTGTGGAGTGAAATCAGGGAGATTAAATGAGTGAAAAAATGGAAGGGGAATAGTGGGTTAAGGTGGGAGAACGAATCTGGCTCACTTGagattttggaaaaaataagggattttttagaatttttttttaaaaatagtaagtaataatgaaaaatatgaaaaataaaggtgtGTATATATAggtaatttttcaaaaacaatatcATCCTAGCTTGTCTCATCATAACTAATCTCACCATAATTTATCTCGTCATAATTAATCCCATCATAACTTGAACTCAAATGAAACGATCCCTTAGTATTTTATGGTTATCAAAGTAGGTGACAATATCATTGAAAAAATTGTCAACTCGCGATGGTCCAGaaaatagtgtcacgtaggGAGAATAGgggtataaaattaataaaataaattcagaataataaaatcttaatGTAGTATAAATGTGTTTCTGAGATTTTGGAAATAGTATAAGCTCACGTATTTCATTCCTTATTAccaaaattcattttaatataataaataatctGTCCTAGAAAATACATTAGCTTATGTGTCTTCATATAATTGGTCCTCTGAAGTTCAATTCAAACAGACCCAACCTTGACCTCTCCTAACGCATATCTAAATCGAATCTTGAGGTATATATTACTTCAGATTCACATTTTTCACAATAAcgactttcttcttcttgttgttttcttGAGGAAGAGGGTGATGAAAAATTGTTGATTAAAGGGTTAATTTTTCGATATTTTACAGTAGAAAGAGGAAATGACGGTCAGTTTCGAGTGCGGTGACGAAGAAACAAGCAATGGTGGCGAATTCATCTGGGTTGGAGAAATAATCAGGCCGGAAAATTGAATGCTGGAGCGGCCAAGAAACTACTGGAAATTTTTAATATCTCGAATTCATACAACTGTATCTGCTCGTAATGTGATTTCTCACTCCTCCAAActtgtgagtgtttctctgtTTTGGTCTCTGTTTATTAATGtaggaaaataattgaattatactgagttttatcttctttttttgattACTGGTTAGATAATTCACTTTTTTGTATGTTGGGTATGAGTTTTCATGGTTAAATTTGTGTATGCAAGGGAAATGTAGGTGGGTTTTGTGATTTCTTTTTGGGGGTTTTCTTCTTGGatcattaaataagtaaaatggTTAATGTTTCATGAAAAAATGATTGCAGATAGTGGTTAAGAATTTAGTGATATGAGGGTTTTGCGggattttttctttatttggtcAGACTTAGTGATATTTGGAAGTTGAGTTCTTTGTTTATTGACTTCCCTTGTATAAATAAGTTCACTAGCAGGAAATGATTTAGTTATCAAGGGAT comes from Solanum pennellii chromosome 1, SPENNV200 and encodes:
- the LOC107008501 gene encoding (+)-neomenthol dehydrogenase-like, which produces MVEASNFLETQRMAVVSGGNKGIGLEICRQLASKGILVILTARDEKKGNEAVINMLNMDDHSNYNIIFHQLDVTDISSIVTLKDFIKDRFGKLDILVNNAAILGVLLDKDFIINPQQNLFIEKMKVATQTIDIGEECIKTNYYGAKWMIQELLPLLQLSDSPRIVNVSSSTGKLQHVRNEWAIGVLNDCDNLTEDKVDEVLNVFLKDFKEDLLESKNWPLIASAYTLSKAALNGYTRILAKKYPNFLINCVCPGYVKTDLCYNCGILTVEEGAQSPVWLALLPQGGPSGNFYNRKKLSAF
- the LOC114073840 gene encoding (+)-neomenthol dehydrogenase-like, with the protein product MAEGRATKYAVVTGANKGIGFEICRQLASNGVLVILGARNEKRGIEALEKLKGFGLAENVVFHQLDVVDNSSIDSLAEFIKTKFGRLDILVNNAGIAGASADADAVRAKRQSSGTGGSQGNWHEILTQSFEFAKECLETNYYGAKKMTEACIPLIQLSKSPRIVNVSSSLGKLKNLKHEWATGVLNDSENLTEEKIEEVINQYLKDFKEDSLQAKGWPSLTSAYIVSKAAMNAYSRVMAKKHPSIQINCVCPGYVKTDINFNSGILSIEEGAESPVRLALQPDDGPSGLFFDRNGVSSFD